From one Peredibacter starrii genomic stretch:
- a CDS encoding C1 family peptidase: MTLAWPILILLSFNAFSAPLPTRYTDLVKYVQPAPNQADTKSCWFVASTGAMELLLNKRDNIENPEQGGTNDLSEAFLIWQSNFKDPKDPTQHFIEDMVMRFNHGVAIKEEDWPFVPDMSLWDPNPDFDVLPRIKVPQLTTEFLFARGGKWDTHVLEAKDVLKIKQSLYRYKSPIIINYNDNDYWHVILIVGYDNSLAGDCYEIEESECNKKGAFIVRDSNGSRTENRAYNWFLYKANAAAVVRLKDTTASRD, translated from the coding sequence ATGACGTTAGCTTGGCCTATTCTGATTCTATTAAGTTTTAACGCATTTTCTGCCCCTTTGCCTACTCGATACACTGATCTCGTTAAATACGTGCAACCAGCACCTAATCAGGCAGACACCAAGTCTTGTTGGTTTGTGGCCTCAACGGGGGCGATGGAGCTTTTGTTGAACAAGCGGGACAACATTGAAAATCCAGAACAGGGTGGAACCAATGATTTGTCTGAAGCATTTCTCATCTGGCAATCAAACTTTAAAGACCCGAAGGATCCTACTCAGCATTTTATTGAAGACATGGTAATGCGCTTTAATCACGGGGTTGCGATCAAAGAAGAAGACTGGCCCTTCGTACCTGATATGTCCCTCTGGGACCCAAATCCAGATTTTGACGTTCTCCCGCGGATAAAGGTGCCACAACTCACGACCGAATTTTTATTTGCTCGAGGTGGCAAATGGGACACCCATGTTTTAGAAGCGAAAGATGTTCTCAAGATTAAGCAGTCCCTTTACCGTTATAAATCTCCCATCATTATTAATTATAACGACAATGATTACTGGCACGTGATCCTCATCGTGGGCTATGACAATTCTTTAGCGGGAGATTGTTACGAGATCGAAGAAAGTGAGTGTAACAAGAAAGGAGCTTTTATCGTAAGAGACTCCAACGGCAGCAGAACTGAAAATCGCGCTTATAATTGGTTTTTATATAAGGCCAATGCTGCTGCCGTGGTTCGTTTAAAAGATACTACTGCTTCAAGAGACTGA
- a CDS encoding PAS domain S-box protein, whose protein sequence is MSKTNRPWTKEELQEIVHLPTHLVAIISGDGNFLNVGPTADTILGWEPQDIQNKNIKEFIHPEDIGKTFESIESLLSGSKTIINNFTNRCLGKDGGFRWINWSGKASNGNIFIIGNDVTEKVYFEQELNLQAMVLESISEGVVICNKPGTIAYTNTAEEALFGYAPEELIGKPLQTLNAWTPEESEIQLRDVMETLRKKGVWKGEWLNKKKTGQIVTTACRVTILMLNGEKHFVIVQRDITQEKQKEKEQERTRNRFQTFFEQSILPMEIYDLEGKRVAVNSAWGKLFNLSPDEFSINILNESKAKDVGLYPYIVRAYEGEAVNAPAFYADMSEIFPHARSRWVEAWLSPIFDESKKVIEIAIVLKDVTESRETQKKLERSVAEKELAENRLSMAVNAGSIGIWEWNPLTDELHWDPTLCKIYGYEKGQNPGTLSEYRRRKHADDDAEVQKIIDGAKETGRPYGFEHRIFRVDGEVRWIQGSGTSFKDENGKIVLYMGTVIDITEKKVAVADQSFLSQTSEILSSSFNYLENLQKMADFAARYFCDGCLIDQLHPDGTIKRIVVGGERPGMKEKLFSIHERYPQRYTQEHPLFISLITGRTVVIDDVMEFSKSYRSKYPDSYFEELNDVGFHSAIVVRLKGKENLLGTITFFTSKNSRYKFDGRSKWLSEELAYRTSMSIENSLLYIHSQDAIKSRDEFLSIASHELKTPLTSLTLQNQMRKRQLEKDKSKVLDEKNMLKMIEADDRQLKRINRLIDDMLDIARIRAERLTIHKEKFKFCAFVKDVLERLSPQMQAAGCELSVHLCPEVTVFCDSYRIEQVVINMITNAIKYGAGRPIRVEISSSNMKVSLMVHDQGPGIESKDLERIFQRFERAVTGREISGLGLGLYISRQIVELHDGALFVKSKLGDGSTFIMELPLDHD, encoded by the coding sequence ATGAGTAAGACCAATCGCCCTTGGACCAAGGAAGAGTTACAAGAGATCGTTCATTTGCCCACCCATTTGGTGGCCATCATCTCTGGCGACGGAAATTTTCTGAATGTAGGGCCCACGGCCGATACTATTCTTGGTTGGGAACCCCAGGACATTCAAAATAAAAACATCAAAGAATTTATTCATCCTGAAGACATCGGTAAAACTTTTGAAAGTATAGAAAGCCTTTTATCCGGTTCCAAAACAATCATCAACAATTTCACTAATCGCTGTCTGGGAAAAGACGGCGGTTTTCGTTGGATCAACTGGAGTGGCAAGGCAAGTAATGGAAATATTTTTATTATCGGGAATGATGTCACCGAGAAGGTTTATTTTGAGCAGGAACTAAACCTTCAGGCCATGGTTCTTGAGAGTATCTCTGAAGGTGTGGTGATCTGTAATAAGCCAGGAACCATCGCATATACCAATACCGCAGAGGAAGCTCTCTTTGGATATGCCCCGGAAGAATTAATAGGAAAACCGCTCCAGACCTTGAACGCATGGACCCCGGAAGAAAGTGAGATTCAACTTCGTGATGTGATGGAGACTCTGAGGAAAAAAGGGGTCTGGAAAGGCGAGTGGCTTAATAAAAAGAAGACGGGTCAAATTGTCACAACAGCTTGTCGAGTGACGATACTCATGCTCAATGGTGAGAAACATTTTGTTATCGTTCAGCGAGATATCACCCAAGAAAAACAAAAAGAAAAAGAACAAGAAAGAACCCGCAATCGCTTCCAGACATTCTTTGAACAGTCTATTCTGCCTATGGAAATTTATGATCTTGAGGGGAAAAGGGTTGCGGTCAATAGTGCCTGGGGAAAGTTATTTAATCTTTCTCCAGATGAGTTCAGCATCAATATTTTAAATGAATCAAAAGCGAAAGATGTTGGACTGTATCCTTATATCGTTCGTGCCTATGAAGGAGAAGCGGTAAATGCGCCGGCCTTTTATGCGGACATGTCAGAGATTTTCCCTCATGCCAGAAGCCGCTGGGTGGAGGCCTGGCTTTCTCCTATTTTTGATGAAAGTAAAAAAGTCATTGAGATAGCGATCGTCCTAAAAGATGTGACTGAAAGCCGAGAAACTCAAAAAAAACTTGAACGAAGTGTGGCCGAAAAAGAACTGGCAGAGAACCGTCTTTCCATGGCCGTTAATGCCGGAAGTATTGGGATTTGGGAGTGGAATCCACTGACAGATGAGCTTCATTGGGACCCCACACTCTGTAAGATTTACGGCTATGAGAAAGGTCAGAATCCTGGGACCCTAAGTGAATATAGGAGAAGAAAACACGCTGATGATGATGCAGAAGTTCAGAAGATTATAGATGGTGCCAAGGAAACCGGTCGGCCCTATGGTTTCGAGCACCGTATTTTTCGAGTGGATGGAGAAGTCAGATGGATTCAGGGTTCAGGGACCTCTTTTAAGGACGAGAACGGTAAAATCGTTTTGTATATGGGAACTGTGATCGATATCACTGAGAAAAAAGTCGCCGTTGCAGATCAGAGTTTTCTTTCTCAGACTTCTGAAATTCTTTCCAGCTCATTTAATTATCTTGAGAACCTGCAGAAAATGGCCGATTTCGCGGCCAGGTATTTCTGTGATGGCTGCTTAATTGATCAGCTACATCCGGATGGTACGATTAAAAGAATTGTTGTGGGAGGCGAGAGACCAGGAATGAAAGAGAAACTTTTCTCCATTCATGAAAGATATCCTCAGCGCTATACCCAGGAACATCCACTTTTCATTTCCCTCATAACCGGACGAACCGTTGTAATTGATGATGTGATGGAATTTTCAAAAAGTTACCGAAGTAAATATCCCGACTCATATTTTGAAGAGCTTAATGATGTGGGATTTCATTCCGCCATTGTGGTTCGCCTGAAAGGCAAAGAGAATCTTCTTGGAACGATCACCTTTTTTACCAGCAAGAACAGTCGTTATAAATTTGATGGTCGATCGAAGTGGCTCTCAGAAGAGCTTGCTTATCGAACGTCTATGTCGATTGAGAACTCACTTCTTTATATTCATTCTCAAGATGCCATTAAATCCCGTGATGAGTTTCTTTCCATCGCTTCCCATGAGCTTAAAACTCCACTCACGAGTTTGACTCTTCAAAATCAGATGAGGAAGCGACAGCTTGAGAAAGATAAGTCTAAGGTCCTTGATGAAAAGAACATGCTCAAGATGATCGAGGCCGACGATCGACAGCTAAAGAGAATTAACCGACTCATTGATGACATGCTTGATATTGCCCGCATTCGTGCGGAACGTCTGACTATTCATAAGGAAAAGTTTAAGTTTTGTGCCTTTGTGAAAGACGTGTTGGAACGACTCAGTCCTCAGATGCAGGCCGCGGGTTGTGAACTATCAGTTCATTTGTGTCCTGAAGTGACCGTGTTCTGTGATTCTTATCGCATTGAACAGGTGGTGATCAATATGATCACCAATGCCATAAAGTATGGGGCCGGTCGTCCTATCAGAGTAGAAATTAGCTCCAGCAACATGAAGGTAAGTCTCATGGTTCACGATCAGGGACCAGGAATTGAATCCAAAGACCTGGAGAGAATTTTTCAGCGTTTTGAAAGGGCCGTCACTGGAAGAGAAATCAGTGGACTTGGTCTAGGTCTTTATATTTCTCGTCAAATTGTAGAGCTGCATGATGGGGCCCTCTTCGTCAAAAGTAAGTTAGGAGATGGCTCGACTTTCATCATGGAACTCCCCCTGGACCATGATTGA
- a CDS encoding uracil-DNA glycosylase family protein yields the protein MIEVHPYGEFIPKKPRWMIVGSFPIAKFSNPKKRSEIKPHELDFFFGGEKNLLWKLLGLCFDRDLKSKKDVIRLLEDQGIAVGDVIKACRRKNGGGSDSDLYQIKWNNDLIDIIRDNGIKKVFFTSRKVEVWFNKLFPESSDIEKVTLISPSGQSVRSLSHHPDYEDWEKLHRGEPKFNFILTNYRLKFRTRG from the coding sequence ATGATTGAAGTTCATCCTTATGGTGAATTCATCCCAAAAAAGCCACGATGGATGATCGTTGGTAGCTTTCCCATCGCTAAGTTCTCAAATCCAAAAAAACGTTCCGAAATTAAACCTCACGAGTTGGATTTCTTCTTTGGTGGAGAGAAAAATCTTTTATGGAAACTCCTGGGGCTGTGCTTTGATCGAGATCTTAAGTCCAAGAAGGATGTCATTCGGCTCCTGGAAGATCAGGGAATCGCAGTAGGGGACGTCATTAAGGCCTGTCGTCGTAAAAATGGTGGAGGTTCTGATTCAGATCTCTATCAAATTAAATGGAACAACGATCTTATTGATATTATCCGCGATAATGGCATTAAGAAGGTCTTCTTTACTTCACGCAAAGTTGAAGTTTGGTTCAATAAACTCTTTCCTGAGTCTTCTGATATCGAGAAAGTGACATTGATATCTCCCTCGGGGCAAAGTGTGAGAAGCCTTTCTCATCATCCAGACTACGAGGACTGGGAGAAGCTTCATAGGGGCGAACCGAAGTTTAATTTTATTTTAACCAATTACCGCTTGAAGTTTAGAACAAGAGGTTAG
- a CDS encoding response regulator, whose amino-acid sequence MTKRILVVEDDTSIRELLVELLESEGYSVSSAINGLEGLKYLQTQGNPDLILIDLMMPVMDGYSFRTEQLKNSNWASIPTVVMSAEANAKEKMKNFNITAFLSKPVELDTILKTVARFS is encoded by the coding sequence ATGACTAAGCGTATTCTTGTAGTTGAAGATGACACCTCTATTCGAGAGCTCCTTGTTGAGCTGCTTGAAAGCGAGGGCTATTCTGTTTCTTCAGCTATCAATGGTCTTGAAGGATTGAAGTATCTTCAGACTCAAGGTAACCCTGATCTCATCTTGATCGACCTCATGATGCCGGTAATGGACGGCTATTCTTTCCGTACAGAACAATTGAAGAACTCTAACTGGGCAAGCATTCCGACAGTTGTTATGTCGGCCGAAGCAAATGCCAAAGAAAAGATGAAAAACTTCAATATCACCGCTTTTCTTAGTAAGCCGGTGGAGCTCGACACAATTCTTAAGACTGTAGCTCGATTTTCCTAG
- a CDS encoding Spx/MgsR family RNA polymerase-binding regulatory protein, with product MYKLFGIPNCDTVKKARTYLEKKKVNVEFIDFKKVRPEASDIERWSEVFGGLPVNTKGVTYKKFKDEYEALAPKAKIKFLTENTSMIKRPILEKNGKVLAFGFDEDNYKEVVK from the coding sequence ATGTACAAACTATTTGGCATTCCTAATTGTGATACCGTGAAAAAGGCGCGCACTTATCTTGAGAAGAAGAAAGTGAACGTAGAATTTATCGATTTTAAGAAAGTGAGGCCTGAAGCTTCTGACATTGAAAGATGGAGCGAAGTCTTCGGCGGATTGCCGGTAAACACAAAAGGTGTGACTTACAAAAAATTCAAAGATGAGTATGAGGCCCTTGCCCCTAAGGCCAAGATCAAATTTTTAACCGAAAATACTTCAATGATTAAGAGACCAATTCTGGAAAAAAACGGAAAAGTATTGGCCTTTGGTTTTGATGAAGACAATTACAAGGAAGTTGTAAAATGA
- a CDS encoding carboxypeptidase M32, producing the protein MSTKNVQEYLKEISYLKSIQALLHWDMETMMPRGAVEDRAEHLSYIGSKIHSQITSKKYASLLKEMEGMRLKPREKKLLKELKWDYDLFQALPEKHVVELSKAQTMATHAWAEARKKNDWSAFKPHLQKLIDLKKREATFYKTKTPYDALIRLHDKEFSSAEIDSLFGDLKKGLLKLSHAVKKDGSFVKVKNLKGPFDINAQKKLSAYAVELCGLPASHSRLDESVHPFSINISPLDQRITTRYTTENLDSLSSTMHEVGHALYEHNLPREWAGTPFQEAISLSVHESQSRFWENVVGRSRAFCHFIHPKMKELFPAAMKGVNEEALYHIFNKSVPGMIRVEECELYYNFHIIIRYEIEEMIFNQGLKAADIPAIWNEKYKEYLGLTPKTYAEGLMQDSHWAGGAFGYFPTYTLGNLISGTIYQKMKKDMPNFKKDVGNGKLGKIGEYLKENIHSKGRSVDAKDIVGKLDVKDYLNYLTEKFEV; encoded by the coding sequence ATGAGTACTAAGAATGTTCAGGAATATCTTAAGGAAATCTCTTATCTAAAAAGCATTCAGGCCCTGCTTCACTGGGACATGGAAACCATGATGCCGAGAGGAGCGGTAGAAGACCGCGCCGAGCATTTAAGCTACATCGGTTCAAAAATCCATTCTCAGATTACTTCAAAGAAGTATGCCTCTCTCTTAAAAGAAATGGAGGGCATGCGTTTAAAGCCCCGTGAGAAGAAACTCCTAAAAGAGCTTAAGTGGGACTATGACCTATTTCAGGCCCTTCCGGAAAAGCACGTGGTAGAACTTTCTAAGGCCCAAACCATGGCGACTCATGCCTGGGCGGAAGCGAGAAAGAAGAATGACTGGAGTGCTTTCAAACCACACCTTCAGAAACTTATTGATCTAAAAAAACGTGAGGCAACTTTTTATAAAACTAAAACTCCTTACGACGCTCTTATTCGCCTGCATGATAAAGAGTTCTCTTCTGCTGAAATCGATTCTCTGTTTGGAGATCTGAAAAAAGGTCTTCTGAAACTTTCTCACGCAGTTAAGAAAGATGGCTCTTTTGTAAAAGTTAAAAACTTAAAAGGGCCATTTGATATTAATGCTCAGAAAAAGCTGAGTGCCTATGCTGTAGAACTTTGTGGTCTACCTGCTTCTCACTCACGTTTGGATGAGTCAGTTCACCCTTTCAGTATTAATATTTCTCCTCTTGATCAGCGTATCACCACTCGTTATACCACTGAGAACCTTGATTCATTATCTTCAACCATGCATGAAGTTGGTCATGCGCTTTATGAGCACAACCTTCCACGTGAATGGGCCGGAACTCCGTTTCAGGAAGCGATCTCACTTTCAGTTCATGAGTCTCAATCTCGTTTCTGGGAAAACGTAGTAGGGCGCTCTCGAGCCTTCTGTCACTTCATTCATCCGAAAATGAAAGAGCTTTTCCCGGCGGCGATGAAAGGTGTGAACGAAGAAGCGCTTTATCACATCTTCAATAAATCAGTTCCGGGCATGATCCGTGTCGAAGAGTGTGAGCTTTACTATAACTTCCACATCATCATTCGTTATGAAATTGAAGAGATGATTTTTAATCAAGGTCTTAAAGCGGCCGACATTCCGGCCATCTGGAATGAGAAATACAAAGAGTACCTGGGTCTAACTCCGAAGACCTATGCTGAAGGACTGATGCAGGATTCTCACTGGGCGGGCGGCGCTTTTGGTTACTTCCCAACTTATACTTTGGGGAATTTAATCTCAGGCACGATCTATCAGAAAATGAAAAAAGACATGCCGAACTTCAAGAAAGACGTTGGAAACGGAAAGCTCGGGAAAATCGGAGAGTACTTAAAGGAAAATATTCACTCGAAAGGTCGCTCAGTGGACGCCAAGGACATTGTGGGTAAACTGGACGTGAAAGATTATCTGAATTATCTGACTGAAAAGTTTGAGGTGTAA